A window from Drosophila nasuta strain 15112-1781.00 chromosome 3, ASM2355853v1, whole genome shotgun sequence encodes these proteins:
- the LOC132791319 gene encoding cytosol aminopeptidase-like — translation MQNIRKLLLNAKPLSLIARVNHIRNVCATEGSKAKGLVIGLYQKEGEKGPKLTFAGEKLNDRLGGKLSELICETKIDGRLGRGKVFNNVDEEYRSIAVVGVGLEGVGFNELEMLDEGMENVRIASGIGARSLQLIGCTQVSIDSMDYAEQAAEGATLAIWRHMEMLSKEYRRVVPKLELYGSSDVEGWTRGAFKADSQNLARRLSDAPANCMTPTLFAQATVDALCPCGITVEVRTMDWIEQQRMHSFLTIAKGSCEPPVLMEISYCGTAPEDKPVLFVGKGITFNSGGLNLRSCEGMDEYRASMSGAAACVAMMRCVAALSLPINVVLIIPLCENLPSGMAAKPGDVCTLLNSKAMAIRDLDKAGVVVMADPLIYGQTTYKPRLVVDVATLGTGAKKAFGGGASAIFSNSHYIWKQFQRAGSLTGDRVWRLPLWQYYKKQVTDELGYDISNDGRGLANSCLAAAVLHELVPCADWAHLDTRGSGMLSMYGLVPYLNSWRMTGRPTRTLTQFLYQLSCPEQK, via the coding sequence ATGCAGAATATTCGTAAGCTCCTGCTGAATGCAAAGCCATTGTCTCTCATTGCGCGAGTGAATCACATACGAAATGTGTGTGCCACCGAAGGCTCCAAGGCGAAAGGACTCGTCATCGGCCTCTACCAGAAGGAGGGCGAAAAGGGTCCCAAGCTGACGTTTGCCGGCGAGAAGCTCAACGATCGATTGGGCGGCAAGTTGTCAGAGTTGATATGCGAAACGAAAATCGATGGTCGACTGGGACGTGGCAAAGTGTTCAACAACGTCGATGAGGAATACAGAAGCATTGCCGTAGTTGGCGTCGGTCTCGAGGGCGTTGGTTTCAACGAGCTGGAAATGCTCGACGAGGGCATGGAGAATGTTCGCATTGCCTCTGGCATTGGGGCGCGATCCTTGCAGCTGATTGGCTGCACTCAAGTGTCCATCGATAGCATGGATTACGCTGAGCAGGCGGCAGAGGGCGCCACCTTGGCCATCTGGCGGCACATGGAGATGCTCAGCAAGGAGTATCGTCGAGTTGTGCCCAAGCTGGAGTTGTATGGCTCATCAGATGTCGAGGGCTGGACACGTGGCGCCTTCAAGGCAGACTCTCAGAATCTGGCGCGTCGCTTAAGCGATGCTCCAGCAAACTGCATGACGCCCACACTCTTTGCCCAGGCCACCGTGGATGCATTGTGTCCCTGCGGCATCACCGTCGAAGTCCGCACCATGGACTGGATCGAACAGCAGCGCATGCACTCGTTTCTCACCATTGCCAAGGGCTCCTGTGAGCCGCCCGTGCTCATGGAGATCAGCTATTGCGGAACTGCGCCAGAGGATAAACCCGTGCTGTTTGTGGGCAAGGGAATCACCTTCAATTCGGGCGGCCTCAACCTGCGCAGCTGCGAAGGCATGGATGAGTACAGGGCAAGCATGTCTGGAGCGGCAGCCTGCGTGGCCATGATGCGCTGTGTGGCAGCTCTTTCGCTGCCCATCAACGTGGTGCTCATCATTCCCCTGTGCGAGAATTTACCTTCCGGAATGGCCGCCAAGCCCGGCGATGTTTGCACATTGCTCAACTCCAAAGCGATGGCGATACGTGATCTGGATAAGGCTGGAGTTGTTGTCATGGCGGATCCTCTGATCTACGGCCAAACAACGTACAAACCACGACTTGTCGTGGATGTCGCCACCTTGGGTACGGGCGCCAAGAAGGCTTTCGGTGGCGGCGCCTCGGCCATCTTCTCCAATTCCCATTACATTTGGAAGCAATTCCAGCGCGCCGGCTCCTTGACTGGCGATCGTGTGTGGCGTTTGCCCCTGTGGCAATACTACAAGAAGCAGGTCACCGATGAGCTGGGCTACGACATCAGCAACGATGGTCGCGGCTTGGCCAACTCCTGTCTGGCGGCTGCTGTGCTCCACGAACTTGTTCCCTGCGCCGATTGGGCGCATCTCGATACCAGAGGTTCGGGTATGCTTAGTATGTATGGACTGGTGCCGTATCTGAACTCGTGGCGTATGACTGGACGTCCGACCAGAACCTTAACCCAGTTCCTTTACCAGCTGTCCTGCCCAGAACAGAAGTAA